The following proteins come from a genomic window of Phnomibacter ginsenosidimutans:
- the ftsA gene encoding cell division protein FtsA, which yields MSNTNPIIVGLDIGTTKIAAIAGRKNEYGKLEILGFGKASSNNSVQHGQVLNIDNAVLAVKEAMAACRQSNPSLNISEVYVGIAGHHIKSLQTRGDLVRQEMEMEISQADVDKLIADQRKTYIPAGDQIIDVIPQEFNVDNFQNIKNPIGYSGVKLGANFHIITGDKYAIRNITRAVNRSELSIKDIVLQPLASADAVMCDHDLEAGVAILDIGGGTSDLAVFHEGILKHTAVIPFGGENITNDIKTGLGVLKSQAEAMKVQFGSALSQEAKANAIITIPGIRGMQPKQVGVKTLSQIIQARMSEILDFVIYHLKQVGMDNKQLNGGIILTGGGSQLKHLLQLTEYQTGLNARIGYPNEHLSSGYIDELTKPMYATCIGLILKGYSDFERKKKEFVTSNAEFSIKVPEQFKAPEVTIVTDEFPEETPVPPATMEGRKSIWDKLKDSIYDIFKEEDDTELK from the coding sequence ATGAGTAACACGAATCCCATCATTGTAGGCCTTGATATAGGCACTACCAAAATTGCTGCTATTGCCGGCCGCAAGAATGAGTATGGAAAGCTGGAGATTCTTGGCTTTGGTAAAGCCAGCTCCAACAACTCAGTACAGCATGGCCAGGTACTCAACATCGACAACGCTGTATTGGCGGTAAAAGAAGCCATGGCCGCTTGTCGCCAGAGCAACCCCAGCCTCAACATTAGCGAAGTGTATGTGGGCATTGCCGGCCATCACATCAAAAGCTTGCAAACCCGGGGCGATCTCGTTCGTCAGGAAATGGAAATGGAAATTTCTCAGGCTGATGTAGATAAACTGATTGCTGATCAGCGCAAAACCTACATCCCTGCAGGCGATCAAATTATCGACGTTATTCCGCAGGAATTCAACGTAGATAATTTTCAAAACATTAAAAATCCTATTGGCTACAGTGGTGTAAAACTGGGTGCCAATTTTCATATCATCACTGGTGATAAATACGCTATCCGTAACATCACCCGTGCTGTAAACCGCAGCGAACTCAGCATCAAAGACATTGTGCTGCAGCCCCTCGCTTCTGCCGATGCTGTTATGTGTGATCATGACCTCGAAGCAGGTGTTGCCATCCTCGATATTGGTGGCGGCACCAGCGACCTCGCTGTTTTTCACGAAGGCATATTGAAGCACACTGCGGTGATTCCTTTTGGTGGCGAAAACATCACCAACGATATCAAAACCGGATTGGGTGTACTCAAGAGCCAGGCAGAAGCCATGAAGGTGCAGTTTGGTAGTGCACTCAGTCAGGAAGCAAAAGCAAATGCCATCATTACCATCCCCGGAATTCGTGGTATGCAGCCCAAGCAGGTAGGTGTAAAAACCTTATCACAAATCATTCAGGCCCGCATGAGTGAAATTCTCGACTTCGTAATTTATCACCTCAAGCAAGTAGGCATGGACAACAAGCAGCTCAATGGCGGCATCATCCTCACAGGTGGTGGTTCGCAGCTCAAGCACTTGTTGCAGCTCACCGAGTATCAAACCGGATTGAATGCCCGCATTGGTTACCCTAACGAGCATTTGAGCAGCGGTTACATTGATGAGCTGACCAAGCCAATGTATGCTACCTGTATTGGTTTGATTTTAAAAGGCTACTCAGATTTCGAACGGAAGAAGAAAGAATTCGTGACGTCGAACGCAGAGTTTTCAATTAAAGTGCCCGAGCAGTTTAAAGCACCGGAAGTGACCATCGTAACCGATGAGTTTCCTGAAGAAACACCAGTACCTCCTGCCACCATGGAAGGTCGCAAGAGCATCTGGGATAAGCTCAAGGATTCGATCTACGACATCTTTAAAGAAGAGGACGATACAGAATTAAAATAA
- a CDS encoding DUF1003 domain-containing protein: MLKSSISQLPITNQEAVKGSEIRTSIFSLIREKHPAFDQDSILSLDELNAFRRMYLKQLMEQEKGELAQIDLDVMTAIQHNAILSENIEPEMEATLTRGQKLADMIASFGGSWTFILSFFSFLMIWMAVNVWVLSSKPFDPFPFILLNLILSCLAAIQAPIIMMSQNRQEQKDRLRAEHDYKINLKAELEIKLLSEKIDHLLVHQNKKLLEIQDVQIDYLEDLMKKIGQQPPRA; this comes from the coding sequence ATGCTGAAGAGCTCTATTTCGCAACTACCCATCACCAATCAGGAAGCTGTAAAAGGCAGCGAGATTCGAACCAGCATCTTTTCGCTGATTCGGGAGAAGCACCCTGCCTTTGACCAAGACAGTATTTTATCGTTGGATGAGTTGAATGCCTTTCGGCGGATGTACCTGAAGCAACTCATGGAGCAGGAAAAAGGCGAACTGGCACAAATTGACCTTGATGTAATGACGGCCATTCAGCACAATGCCATCCTCAGCGAAAACATAGAACCTGAAATGGAAGCCACGCTGACCCGTGGTCAAAAACTGGCCGACATGATTGCCAGTTTTGGTGGCAGCTGGACTTTTATTCTTTCTTTTTTCTCGTTTTTAATGATATGGATGGCAGTGAATGTGTGGGTGCTCAGCAGCAAACCTTTCGATCCGTTTCCATTCATCTTGCTCAACCTTATTTTGTCGTGCCTTGCGGCCATACAGGCGCCCATAATTATGATGAGCCAAAACCGACAAGAACAAAAAGACCGCTTGAGGGCGGAGCATGATTATAAAATCAACCTGAAAGCAGAACTCGAAATAAAATTATTGAGCGAAAAGATTGATCACCTGTTGGTGCATCAAAACAAAAAACTGCTGGAAATACAAGATGTGCAAATAGACTATCTGGAAGATTTGATGAAAAAAATAGGACAGCAACCACCCCGTGCCTGA
- a CDS encoding ABC transporter permease, which translates to MKSLLQIEWMKIRHYKTFWILFALFIISVFGLNMIVFKVKQAIDEADPLLKAMTSGPFGFPDVWKTVGWLTGWLLYFPGFIMIFLVTNEFTYRTHRQNIIDGWSRKQFVSVKLVMAAILAAICTLMMVLASLVFGFASGTSFSVSNLEFIGYFFLTSYTYMLFAFMLALFLRRAALSVGIFFIYALIFDNLISGFISGQTNTPIGSYIAPLQVADDLFQIPFIGKMLPNRPELWILLIIIAAWIVFYHFISLRKFEKQDL; encoded by the coding sequence ATGAAATCACTATTACAAATAGAATGGATGAAAATAAGGCACTACAAAACCTTCTGGATTTTGTTTGCTCTGTTTATCATCTCCGTGTTTGGTTTGAACATGATTGTGTTCAAAGTAAAACAAGCCATTGACGAAGCCGACCCTTTGCTGAAAGCCATGACCAGCGGGCCTTTCGGCTTTCCTGATGTTTGGAAAACCGTAGGCTGGCTCACCGGCTGGCTGCTGTATTTTCCGGGCTTCATTATGATCTTTTTGGTGACCAATGAATTTACCTACCGCACCCACCGGCAAAACATTATTGATGGCTGGAGCCGCAAACAATTTGTGAGTGTAAAACTCGTGATGGCCGCCATCCTCGCTGCCATTTGCACCCTTATGATGGTGCTGGCATCGTTGGTGTTTGGCTTTGCTTCGGGCACTTCCTTTTCTGTAAGCAACCTCGAGTTTATTGGCTACTTTTTCCTGACCAGTTACACATATATGCTCTTTGCATTTATGCTGGCGTTGTTTCTGCGGAGAGCAGCCTTATCGGTGGGCATCTTCTTTATCTATGCCCTCATTTTCGATAACCTGATTAGTGGTTTCATCAGCGGACAAACCAATACACCAATCGGCAGCTATATAGCGCCCTTACAGGTTGCAGATGATTTGTTTCAGATTCCGTTCATTGGCAAAATGCTGCCCAACCGGCCAGAGCTGTGGATACTGCTGATCATTATTGCTGCATGGATTGTGTTCTACCACTTTATTTCGCTGCGCAAATTTGAAAAACAGGATTTGTAA
- a CDS encoding TIGR01777 family oxidoreductase, with product MDRCLQKEIVDSRVQSGQLIAEALRTLDNKISTVVSASAIGWYGADVSGHPAFVETDPADAQFLGETCRLWEAAITPVASMGRRLVIPRIGIVLAKDGGALAEFKKPLQFRVAGVLGNGRQMVSWIHIHDLCRMIIYTLYEPSVNGVYNAVAPHPVSNEALTLTLAKAMHGKAFIKMNVPEFVLKTMMGERSVEVLKSTNVSAHKIQSAGFTFQFPTIEKALQDLAGK from the coding sequence ATGGACCGATGCTTACAAAAAGAAATTGTTGACAGTCGTGTACAAAGCGGGCAGCTCATTGCGGAAGCTTTGCGTACCCTCGACAATAAAATAAGCACAGTAGTGAGTGCATCAGCCATTGGTTGGTATGGTGCCGATGTGTCAGGTCATCCGGCATTTGTAGAAACCGATCCTGCAGATGCGCAGTTCCTTGGCGAAACCTGCCGTTTGTGGGAAGCCGCAATAACACCTGTTGCCAGCATGGGTCGTCGACTGGTAATTCCACGCATTGGCATTGTGCTGGCAAAAGATGGCGGTGCTTTGGCGGAGTTTAAAAAACCGCTGCAATTCAGGGTGGCAGGTGTACTCGGCAATGGCCGGCAAATGGTGAGCTGGATTCACATTCACGACCTCTGCCGCATGATCATTTATACCTTGTATGAACCTTCGGTAAATGGAGTGTACAATGCCGTTGCACCACATCCTGTAAGCAACGAAGCTTTAACGCTGACGCTGGCAAAAGCTATGCACGGCAAAGCGTTCATCAAAATGAACGTACCCGAATTTGTGCTCAAAACCATGATGGGCGAACGCAGTGTGGAAGTATTGAAAAGCACGAATGTTTCGGCACATAAAATTCAATCAGCGGGCTTTACTTTTCAGTTTCCAACCATAGAAAAAGCATTGCAAGATTTGGCAGGGAAGTAA
- the ftsZ gene encoding cell division protein FtsZ, with translation MIHFDMPQEKSNIIKVLGFGGGGGNAVNHMFRQQIQNVDFIICNTDAQALNSSPVPYKIQLGPHLTQGLGAGANPQVGKEATEESLEEIRRILESDTKMAFITAGMGGGTGTGGAPTVARICKDLGILTVGIVTTPFQFEGPKRMAQARKGIEELKEHVDTLLVISNDKLRSQFGNLKMKEAFSKADDVLTTAARCITDVINANGHINVDFADVCTVMRNGGVAILGSATAAGENRAIKAIEAATNSPLLNDNDIRGAKWILLNISSAEGEYEYTMEELEAIQNYVREQSGEDTDVIMGMGYDENLGDQLGVTIIATGFDHKDPFEKASAVKTAAPKAMPVAEPQIVLTLDMNATEAKTEEVFFHKPTEVAPAAPVVNEETAEVFTLETPELTATVATPATPEVETEVEETIVAMAPEAIAPETTVMETLRAVEEASMPFMFELQVEDTATVIPPSVEEVKEEVVIPTPVFLSRPAQIYAEASAVQKEETPAEENVMPTMQEMPEVEVPAAPVAPIVTETPVEPWKPTLQEEYNEEAAAVSGISLSFEESTSPVAEHGQISMFDNSSAQDLSEDEEQKRRAKERINRLRNLSYNPSHLDTNSEFEQVPAYLRRDMNLHNSIANVEDFYSRAQVKSDDNNQATISTLNNFLHGEKPD, from the coding sequence ATGATCCACTTTGATATGCCCCAGGAAAAGTCCAACATCATCAAGGTTTTAGGTTTTGGTGGTGGTGGCGGCAATGCGGTGAACCACATGTTTCGGCAGCAAATTCAGAATGTTGATTTCATCATTTGCAATACCGATGCACAAGCATTGAACAGTTCACCCGTTCCGTATAAAATTCAGTTGGGCCCACACCTCACACAAGGTTTGGGTGCAGGTGCCAATCCTCAAGTTGGTAAAGAAGCTACCGAAGAAAGCCTCGAAGAAATTCGCCGCATTCTCGAAAGCGATACCAAGATGGCTTTTATCACTGCCGGTATGGGTGGTGGTACAGGTACTGGTGGCGCACCAACTGTAGCCAGAATTTGTAAAGACCTTGGCATTCTTACCGTTGGTATTGTTACTACGCCTTTTCAGTTTGAAGGTCCTAAGCGTATGGCGCAAGCCCGCAAAGGCATCGAAGAACTGAAAGAGCATGTAGATACATTGCTGGTGATCAGCAACGATAAACTGCGCAGTCAGTTTGGCAACCTGAAAATGAAAGAAGCATTTTCAAAAGCCGATGATGTATTGACTACTGCGGCCCGTTGTATCACCGATGTGATCAACGCCAACGGTCACATCAACGTTGACTTTGCAGACGTTTGTACTGTAATGCGCAATGGTGGTGTGGCCATCCTTGGTAGTGCTACTGCCGCTGGTGAAAACCGTGCCATCAAAGCGATTGAAGCTGCTACCAATTCACCATTGCTCAACGACAATGACATCCGCGGCGCCAAGTGGATTCTGCTCAACATCAGTTCTGCTGAAGGTGAGTATGAATACACCATGGAAGAACTGGAAGCTATTCAGAACTATGTTCGTGAGCAAAGTGGTGAAGACACCGATGTCATCATGGGTATGGGTTACGATGAAAACCTGGGCGACCAGCTGGGTGTAACCATCATAGCTACGGGTTTTGATCACAAAGACCCTTTTGAAAAAGCAAGTGCTGTAAAAACAGCTGCTCCCAAAGCCATGCCGGTAGCTGAGCCACAAATTGTGCTTACCCTCGACATGAATGCTACTGAGGCTAAAACTGAAGAAGTATTTTTTCATAAGCCAACAGAAGTAGCTCCCGCTGCACCAGTTGTGAATGAAGAAACAGCTGAAGTGTTTACACTGGAAACACCCGAGCTGACTGCAACAGTAGCAACTCCTGCCACGCCTGAAGTGGAAACAGAAGTGGAGGAAACTATTGTAGCCATGGCACCAGAAGCCATTGCTCCTGAAACAACGGTAATGGAAACACTTCGTGCTGTAGAAGAAGCCAGCATGCCATTCATGTTCGAATTGCAGGTAGAAGATACAGCTACAGTTATTCCTCCTTCAGTAGAAGAAGTGAAAGAAGAAGTGGTGATTCCTACCCCTGTTTTTTTGAGCAGACCAGCACAGATTTATGCAGAAGCATCTGCCGTGCAGAAAGAGGAAACACCTGCTGAGGAAAATGTAATGCCCACCATGCAGGAAATGCCTGAGGTAGAAGTGCCTGCTGCACCGGTAGCCCCCATTGTAACGGAAACGCCGGTAGAGCCCTGGAAGCCTACTTTGCAGGAAGAGTACAACGAAGAAGCCGCTGCAGTATCTGGCATTAGCCTTTCTTTCGAAGAGTCAACTTCACCTGTGGCAGAGCATGGCCAAATCAGCATGTTCGACAACAGCAGTGCACAAGATTTATCTGAAGATGAAGAGCAAAAGCGCCGGGCAAAGGAACGCATCAACCGGTTGCGCAACCTGAGCTACAACCCTTCTCACCTCGATACCAACAGCGAGTTTGAGCAGGTGCCTGCTTACTTGCGCCGTGACATGAACCTGCACAACAGCATTGCCAATGTAGAAGATTTCTACAGCCGTGCTCAGGTAAAATCAGATGATAACAACCAGGCCACCATCAGTACGTTGAACAACTTCCTGCATGGTGAAAAACCTGATTAG
- a CDS encoding NAD-dependent epimerase/dehydratase family protein: protein MHPKTILITGGTGLVGQYLTNMLLAAGHEVIVLTRKPAHQPAKQGLSFAKWDVASGFIDAAAVAAADAVVHLAGAPVVAKPWTDAYKKKLLTVVYKAGSSLRKLCVPSTIK from the coding sequence ATGCATCCTAAAACCATATTGATTACTGGTGGCACAGGCTTGGTAGGGCAATACCTTACCAACATGTTGTTGGCGGCCGGTCACGAAGTGATTGTGCTCACCCGCAAGCCCGCCCATCAGCCTGCCAAACAAGGATTGTCTTTTGCCAAATGGGATGTAGCATCTGGCTTTATAGATGCTGCGGCTGTGGCTGCAGCAGATGCGGTGGTGCATTTGGCTGGCGCCCCTGTGGTAGCCAAGCCATGGACCGATGCTTACAAAAAGAAATTGTTGACAGTCGTGTACAAAGCGGGCAGCTCATTGCGGAAGCTTTGCGTACCCTCGACAATAAAATAA
- a CDS encoding DUF6508 domain-containing protein: MVQFDGYCPECLLHGEQVLMQLNNDGYLECPQSRLQIVLQGNSAGILRWRGNGQVQPAITAFESPVLLTETMKLETEEAVPDETFVLQDSWALEWYLHEVYDHYKAYKRHQFNAKDPVFERQRQLLSDITPAQWQQLFEGYLHFCNTGITINVLHHPVFKKWHQLLLSYGVVFEFNWHAWHRGWVNLRNPKFSFYRSSLLELSMYLSAIILSEPFDEGSIEFYYNNKTIERIIIAMEQRTGVQVLTLD; this comes from the coding sequence ATGGTACAATTTGATGGATATTGCCCCGAATGTTTGTTGCATGGCGAGCAAGTGCTCATGCAGCTCAACAACGATGGCTATCTGGAATGTCCGCAGAGCCGGCTGCAAATTGTGCTGCAGGGCAATAGCGCCGGCATACTTCGCTGGCGGGGCAATGGGCAGGTGCAGCCAGCCATCACGGCTTTTGAATCGCCTGTGCTACTCACAGAAACCATGAAGCTGGAAACAGAAGAAGCCGTACCCGATGAAACATTTGTATTGCAAGACAGCTGGGCATTGGAATGGTACCTGCACGAAGTGTACGATCATTACAAGGCTTACAAACGGCATCAGTTCAATGCAAAAGATCCGGTGTTTGAGCGGCAGCGTCAATTGCTGAGCGATATAACGCCAGCCCAATGGCAGCAACTGTTTGAAGGCTATCTGCATTTTTGCAATACAGGTATTACTATTAATGTGCTTCATCATCCGGTGTTTAAAAAATGGCATCAGTTATTGCTGAGTTATGGGGTGGTGTTCGAGTTCAACTGGCATGCATGGCATAGAGGTTGGGTCAACCTGCGCAATCCTAAGTTTAGTTTTTACCGCTCATCGCTGCTGGAGCTGTCCATGTATTTATCCGCCATTATTTTATCCGAACCTTTCGACGAAGGCAGCATTGAATTTTATTACAACAACAAAACCATCGAACGCATCATCATAGCCATGGAGCAACGCACCGGTGTGCAAGTACTCACCCTCGATTAG
- a CDS encoding ABC transporter ATP-binding protein — MAHVLEVNNLVKHYGRIQALKGVSLTIPKGTVYGILGPNGSGKTTMLGLIMNILQPTSGSIQLFGETPTADHRKKIGTLLETPNFYHYLSAVQNLRIAAAIKGVSNPDIDGVLERVNLLQRKDSAFQTYSLGMKQRLAIASCLIGNPEVMVFDEPTNGLDPVGIAEIRDLIKKLAHEGKTIIMASHLLDEVEKVCTHVAILKRGELIASGHVDEILAHDDVVEVGAANAAALMQVLRSMPLNTGVHEAEAGKCSIHFAPGTADLAAVNKYCFEQGVVLNHLQQKKKSLESKFIELTG; from the coding sequence ATGGCACACGTACTAGAAGTAAACAACCTTGTAAAACACTATGGCCGCATACAGGCACTCAAAGGCGTAAGCCTGACGATACCCAAAGGCACAGTGTATGGCATTCTTGGCCCTAACGGCAGTGGCAAAACCACCATGCTGGGCCTTATCATGAACATATTGCAGCCCACCTCGGGCAGCATTCAGTTGTTTGGCGAAACACCCACTGCGGATCATCGCAAAAAGATTGGTACGCTATTGGAAACACCCAACTTTTACCACTACCTGAGTGCGGTGCAAAACCTGCGCATTGCGGCCGCCATTAAAGGGGTAAGCAACCCCGATATTGATGGCGTACTGGAAAGAGTAAACCTGCTTCAACGCAAAGACAGCGCTTTTCAAACCTACTCGCTGGGTATGAAACAACGCCTGGCCATAGCCAGTTGCCTCATTGGCAACCCGGAAGTGATGGTGTTTGACGAGCCTACCAACGGCCTCGACCCCGTGGGCATTGCAGAAATACGTGACCTGATTAAAAAGCTGGCACACGAAGGCAAAACCATTATTATGGCCAGCCACCTGCTGGATGAAGTAGAAAAAGTATGTACCCATGTGGCCATTTTGAAAAGAGGCGAACTGATAGCCAGTGGTCATGTAGATGAAATACTGGCGCATGATGATGTGGTGGAAGTAGGTGCCGCTAACGCAGCCGCATTGATGCAGGTGCTACGCAGCATGCCGCTCAACACCGGTGTGCACGAAGCAGAAGCCGGCAAATGCAGCATTCACTTTGCACCGGGCACCGCCGATTTGGCCGCTGTCAACAAATACTGCTTTGAACAGGGCGTAGTGCTCAATCATTTACAACAGAAAAAGAAAAGCCTCGAAAGCAAGTTTATTGAACTGACAGGATGA
- a CDS encoding TlpA disulfide reductase family protein produces the protein MNKLILALAAVALLGACKQKDANNLEGGTVKIEGTIAGVESGWMEMIVPSRESEKVDSIKIEKAAFSHKLDVKSPDLLVIRLAGTQGSELAFWGDPGTVKITANKDSMWTSKIEGGATQGLFKDVEGKVRAIMEKGQALYPSYMAAQQQQNMPEMQRIEQQLMGLQTQAKDEAIKFAKANKGSVLAAYLGLVYLGQPGNETSLKSLYDSLAPGVQKTFFGKKISEMVTASAATAVGSPAPEFAMNDASGNPVSLSSFKGKVVLVDFWASWCAPCREENPNVVAAYNQFKDKGFTVFGVSLDKDKAAWEKAIVDDKLTWTHVSDLKYWDNAAAKLYKVQSIPANFLLDKEGRIIAKDLRGAALTAKLAEVLK, from the coding sequence ATGAACAAGCTGATTCTGGCACTGGCCGCCGTAGCGCTGTTGGGTGCATGCAAACAAAAAGACGCCAACAACCTGGAAGGTGGTACGGTAAAAATCGAAGGCACCATTGCCGGAGTAGAAAGTGGATGGATGGAAATGATTGTTCCTTCAAGAGAAAGTGAGAAAGTTGATTCTATTAAAATTGAGAAAGCGGCTTTTTCGCACAAACTCGACGTAAAATCGCCCGACCTGCTGGTGATTCGTTTGGCCGGTACCCAAGGTTCTGAACTGGCATTTTGGGGCGACCCCGGTACGGTAAAAATTACCGCCAACAAAGACTCTATGTGGACTTCTAAAATTGAAGGTGGTGCCACACAGGGTTTGTTTAAAGATGTAGAAGGCAAGGTACGGGCCATCATGGAAAAAGGTCAGGCACTGTACCCCAGCTATATGGCTGCACAGCAGCAGCAAAACATGCCCGAAATGCAGCGCATAGAGCAGCAGCTGATGGGCCTGCAAACACAAGCCAAAGACGAAGCCATCAAATTTGCCAAAGCCAACAAAGGCAGTGTATTGGCGGCTTACCTCGGCTTGGTATACCTCGGGCAGCCGGGCAACGAAACCAGCTTGAAAAGCCTGTACGACAGTCTGGCTCCCGGTGTGCAAAAAACATTCTTCGGCAAAAAAATCAGCGAAATGGTAACAGCCAGTGCTGCTACAGCTGTTGGCTCACCTGCTCCTGAATTTGCCATGAACGATGCCAGCGGCAATCCTGTATCGCTGAGTTCTTTTAAAGGCAAAGTGGTGCTGGTAGATTTTTGGGCCAGCTGGTGTGCTCCCTGCCGCGAAGAAAACCCCAATGTAGTGGCTGCTTACAATCAGTTTAAAGACAAGGGCTTTACTGTGTTTGGTGTATCGCTGGACAAAGACAAAGCAGCGTGGGAAAAAGCCATTGTTGATGACAAGCTGACCTGGACACATGTAAGCGACCTGAAATACTGGGACAATGCTGCTGCCAAGCTCTACAAAGTGCAGTCTATTCCTGCCAACTTTTTGCTGGACAAAGAAGGCCGCATTATTGCCAAAGACCTGCGTGGCGCAGCCCTTACCGCCAAGCTGGCCGAAGTGCTGAAATAA
- the trxA gene encoding thioredoxin translates to MATIKLTTADFKAKVFNYDNANEWAFSGDKPAVIDFYADWCGPCKAVAPVLEQLSDEYAGQVDIYKVNTDIEQELSMVFGIQSIPSLLFIPMEGKPMMQAGALPKHVLKSVIDKELLGQTATEQ, encoded by the coding sequence ATGGCAACCATAAAACTTACCACCGCCGATTTTAAGGCCAAAGTGTTTAACTACGACAATGCCAACGAATGGGCATTCAGCGGCGATAAGCCCGCAGTAATTGATTTTTATGCCGACTGGTGCGGTCCCTGCAAAGCCGTTGCACCCGTGCTGGAGCAACTGAGTGATGAGTACGCCGGACAAGTAGACATTTACAAAGTGAACACCGACATCGAACAAGAACTCTCGATGGTGTTTGGTATTCAGAGCATTCCTTCTTTGCTGTTCATACCCATGGAAGGCAAACCCATGATGCAGGCTGGTGCATTGCCCAAGCATGTGCTCAAATCAGTAATTGATAAAGAATTGCTGGGCCAAACGGCTACAGAACAATAA
- a CDS encoding metal-dependent hydrolase → MDSLTHIAIGACIGEAMLGKKLGKKAMLWGALANSLPDIDFVAGFWMPTAEELLAHRGFTHSLLFGLIATPALALAADRLHRPHNIRMAQWLLFFGVAVGLHLFMDAFNNYGIGWFEPFNHERISFNAVYVADPFFSFIPALACGAIWWSKKPAAKRKMWWMMGLLMPALYLVYCSFNKWTIDSTVKKAFVQQHIPHQRYFTTPAPLNNWLWFVVAGNDSGYHVGFRSLFDKTDSIHFEYFPRNQHLLDTIADHTDVQQLIRFSQEFYTVEQWNDSLVFNDLRFGQMLGWQNPRGRFVFHYFLQHPDDNKVIVQRGRFKGWNWQVAKGLVKRTMGE, encoded by the coding sequence ATGGATTCTTTAACGCACATAGCCATTGGTGCCTGTATTGGCGAAGCCATGCTGGGCAAAAAGCTGGGCAAAAAAGCCATGCTGTGGGGCGCACTGGCCAATAGCCTGCCCGACATCGATTTTGTAGCTGGCTTTTGGATGCCTACTGCGGAAGAATTGCTAGCTCATCGTGGCTTTACGCATTCGCTATTGTTTGGGTTAATTGCTACGCCAGCACTGGCGTTGGCCGCCGACAGGCTGCACCGCCCACACAACATTCGCATGGCACAGTGGCTGTTGTTTTTTGGGGTGGCAGTTGGATTGCACCTGTTTATGGATGCGTTTAATAACTATGGCATCGGTTGGTTTGAACCATTCAATCATGAGCGGATTTCTTTCAATGCTGTGTATGTGGCCGATCCGTTTTTCAGCTTCATTCCGGCATTGGCTTGTGGGGCTATTTGGTGGAGCAAAAAGCCTGCGGCAAAAAGAAAAATGTGGTGGATGATGGGCTTACTCATGCCCGCATTATACCTCGTGTATTGCAGCTTCAATAAATGGACGATAGATAGTACGGTGAAGAAGGCTTTTGTGCAACAGCACATTCCACACCAACGATATTTTACCACACCGGCTCCGCTCAACAACTGGCTGTGGTTTGTGGTGGCTGGTAACGATAGCGGCTATCATGTAGGCTTCCGTTCTTTATTTGATAAAACCGACAGCATACACTTCGAATATTTTCCCCGCAATCAACACCTGCTCGATACAATAGCCGATCATACGGATGTGCAGCAGCTCATTCGTTTTTCACAAGAGTTTTATACTGTAGAACAATGGAATGACAGCCTGGTGTTCAACGACCTTCGGTTTGGCCAAATGCTGGGCTGGCAAAACCCACGGGGTCGTTTTGTGTTCCATTATTTCTTACAACATCCCGATGACAACAAAGTGATTGTGCAGCGTGGTCGTTTTAAAGGCTGGAACTGGCAGGTGGCAAAGGGGTTGGTCAAGAGAACAATGGGAGAGTAG